One Phaseolus vulgaris cultivar G19833 chromosome 11, P. vulgaris v2.0, whole genome shotgun sequence genomic window carries:
- the LOC137831263 gene encoding uncharacterized protein isoform X1, producing the protein MDPQVDFSSSLHSPSQIIKKKKITGRQKREELEREIAMLQRLLNQEEKFHEILEMVHNRPNGSAISIPNFLSPKIRELLGELVMVESEIARLESQISQLQAGLKHEQEVTKESKSKTWNQGNLSNSNNHLSASPLPNPSPIRRSVQERMAFETKALHFISKAIKGDYNLNDFSLNEKAGFLKTSVEQKENKFQEDVKFQERIPRKNGIVKPPSPMRDPRHPSPKLRERNPEMYLDLPTRSLLDPLLSEENDLKWQPNKLSESIMKCLNFIYVRLLRTSRAMELEKSGPISRSVHSSLSSRSFRVDTGSNPKPSHLLQKEFRQQDPYGIFNTEESIPRDIGPYKNLVIFTSSSMDPKFISSPSSIPLLRKLRILMSNLQTVDLKSLTNQQKLAFWINVYNACIMHGFIQYGVPSTPEKLLALMNKATLNVGGNLINAQTIEHFILRKRDISNMKEVQHKGEWEEKESVVRELYGLEFVDPNVTFALCCGTRSSPAVRIYTADGVTTELEKSKLDYLQASILATSTKRIGFPELLLINMLDFAADIELLVEWVCSQLPTSGTLRKSMVDCFRGHNNTNSVKASTIVEKIPYDYEFQYLLTI; encoded by the exons ATGGACCCTCAAGTAGATTTCTCATCATCTCTTCACTCTCCTTCTCAGATTATT aagaaaaagaaaattactgGGCGGCAAAAGAGAGAGGAACTTGAAAGAGAG ATTGCTATGCTTCAAAGGTTGTTGAACCAAGAAGAAAAGTTTCATGAGATTTTGGAGATGGTGCATAATAGACCAAATGGGTCAGCTATATCAATTCCCAATTTTCTTTCACCCAAG ATAAGAGAACTGCTAGGAGAGCTAGTGATGGTAGAGAGTGAAATTGCACGACTTGAAAGCCAAATAAGCCAACTCCAAGCTGGTTTGAAACATGAACAAGAAGTGACCAAGGAATCAAAGTCTAAAACGTGGAATCAAGGGAATTTGAGTAATTCTAACAATCACTTATCAGCTTCTCCGCTTCCAAATCCTAGTCCTATTCGCAGAAGTGTTCAAGAAAGGATGGCATTTGAAACCAAGGCGTTGCATTTCATAAGCAAAGCTATAAAGGGTGATTACAATCTCAATGACTTCAGTCTTAATGAAAAAGCAGGTTTTCTGAAAACTTCTGTAGAACAGAAAGAAAATAAGTTCCAAGAAGATGTGAAATTTCAAGAAAGAATTCCAAGAAAAAATGGGATAGTAAAACCTCCCTCACCTATGCGTGACCCTCGTCATCCATCTCCCAAG cTGCGGGAACGCAATCCAGAGATGTACTTGGATCTCCCAACTAGATCACTATTGGATCCACTTCTGTCAGAAGAGAATGATCTCAAGTGGCAACCCAACAAGCTCTCTGAGAGCATCATGAAGTGTTTGAATTTCATATATGTAAGACTACTCAGAACATCAAGAGCAATGGAATTGGAGAAATCAGGGCCCATTTCAAGGTCTGTGCACTCTTCTTTAAGCTCAAGAAGCTTCAGAGTGGATACTGGGTCAAACCCAAAACCAAGCCActtgttgcaaaaggaatttaGGCAGCAAGACCCTTATGGTATCTTTAACACAGAAGAGTCCATTCCAAGGGACATTGGTCCTTACAAGAACCTGGTTATATTCACTTCCAGCTCTATGGATCCCAAGTTTATCTCAAGTCCATCCTCTATACCATTACTAAGGAAGTTAAG AATCTTGATGAGCAATCTTCAAACAGTTGACTTGAAAAGCCTTACAAACCAACAGAAATTAGCATTCTGGATCAACGTGTACAATGCTTGTATCATGCAT GGATTTATCCAATATGGAGTGCCATCCACCCCAGAGAAACTACTTGCATTGATGAACAAG GCAACCCTCAATGTAGGAGGCAACCTAATAAATGCTCAAACAATAGAGCATTTCATATTGAGGAAACGAGATATTTCTAACATGAAAGAG GTTCAGCATAAGGGTGAGTGGGAAGAGAAAGAATCAGTTGTTCGTGAACTTTATGGACTTGAGTTTGTTGATCCTAATGTCACATTTGCTCTGTGTTGTGGAACTCGTTCTTCTCCTGCT GTGAGGATATACACAGCAGATGGAGTTACAACTGAATTGGAGAAATCAAAACTAGACTATCTTCAAGCTTCAATTCTAGCCACTAGCACCAAAAGAATAGGATTTCCAGAGCTTCTTCTCATAAACATGCTTGATTTTGCTGCAGATATAGAATTGTTGGTGGAGTGGGTATGTAGCCAGTTACCAACATCAGGCACTCTAAGGAAATCAATGGTGGATTGCTTTAGAGGCCACAATAATACTAATTCTGTGAAGGCTTCTACCATTGTTGAAAAGATACCCTATGACTATGAATTCCAGTATTTGTTGACAATATAA
- the LOC137825521 gene encoding BEL1-like homeodomain protein 8, protein MSSLRPELHVAQQLRRDKLRIQNSSQHLQEFPSNLEQLSLHPGFNLDILQVRNVRNGNMLDEALYSSDMITFSTASNPLSNPRNPLECQELMMAQYGSTSFPHSSSPKDQQCGPRHLGSNWMVNYNESNTNTNNTFFSSDLNNNASGEMANREIQKQLGEMHYPPSSSSPPLYHNALQDMAYGVWGGNHAEPVLHYQANSELRFGGANLWANSSGMGFKKNNEQDINPHQGLSLSLSSNSQSKPCFEEGSASDDPTQYSKSVKCSMKLNVLSNNTVYRNVGPLGPFTGYATILKSSRFLKPCQQLLDEWCCQYGSKSARGGGCDVPEWVSRDVSAASISAAAAAGDALNVDESEGAAKGGGNLGVSSSVLYSSNENDNTNSADGGATSSFCLSSRPECQKNKAKLLYMQDEVTRRFKQYHQQMQMVVQSFETVAGLSSATPYVSLALKSVSKHFRCLKNAISDQLKLTCEVLGEDFSLPTTSNGGKFDNNMARLRCIDQSFQKHKSLGANINFLEPQQHVWRPQRGLPERSVAILKAWLFEHFLHPYPTDTDKHMLATQTGLSRNQVSNWFINARVRVWKPMVEEIHMLETKGAAEPRQASNKNDQVASASEGSNQPKSDHQPVSRFGTQASSHAIHDNQFQCLEMGSSSSAGNEEHIGMNEVQWSQEKRSKLECQIATTPNMDGTVMGFMPYRRGGLEAGGLGSVSLTLGLRHSVEGVQQQQLQQEEDLRRQFGGHMIHDFVG, encoded by the exons ATGAGCAGCTTAAGGCCTGAATTGCATGTTGCCCAACAACTTCGGCGGGACAAATTGAGGATCCAAAACAGTTCCCAACATTTGCAGGAGTTCCCTAGCAACCTAGAACAGTTATCGTTACACCCAGGTTTCAACTTGGATATTCTTCAAGTGAGAAATGTTCGAAACGGAAACATGCTCGACGAGGCCCTTTATTCATCGGATATGATAACTTTTTCCACTGCTTCGAATCCTTTATCTAATCCCAGAAACCCGTTGGAGTGTCAAGAGTTGATGATGGCTCAGTATGGTTCCACGTCCTTTCCTCATTCATCATCCCCTAAGGACCAACAATGTGGACCACGCCACTTGGGTTCTAATTGGATGGTGAATTATAACGAAAGCAATACCAACACCAACAACACCTTCTTCTCTTCTGACCTTAATAACAATGCTTCTGGTGAAATGGCCAATAGAGAAATTCAGAAGCAGTTAGGTGAAATGCATTACCCCCCTTCGTCTTCTTCACCTCCTCTTTACCATAATGCTTTGCAGGACATGGCTTATGGCGTTTGGGGAGGGAACCATGCTGAGCCTGTGCTTCATTATCAAGCAAACAGCGAGTTACGTTTTGGGGGGGCTAATTTATGGGCGAATAGTAGCGGAATGGGTTTCAAAAAGAATAATGAACAAGACATAAATCCTCATCAGGGTTTGTCACTGTCACTTTCATCAAACTCACAATCCAAGCCTTGTTTTGAAGAAGGGTCTGCATCAGATGACCCTACACAATATTCAAAGTCAGTGAAGTGCTCCATGAAGCTGAACGTGCTTTCAAACAACACTGTTTATCGAAATGTTGGCCCCCTCGGTCCTTTCACCGGGTACGCCACGATTTTGAAGAGTTCAAGATTCTTGAAGCCGTGTCAACAGCTGTTAGATGAGTGGTGCTGTCAATATGGTTCAAAGTCTGCGAGAGGAGGGGGTTGTGACGTTCCAGAGTGGGTCTCTCGAGATGTCAGTGCTGCTTCTATTTCAGCAGCTGCAGCTGCTGGTGATGCTCTTAATGTTGATGAAAGTGAAGGTGCTGCAAAAGGTGGTGGCAATTTGGGTGTTTCATCCTCTGTGTTGTATAGTTCAAATGAAAATGATAATACAAATAGCGCTGATGGCGGAGCCACGAGTAGCTTTTGTCTTTCTTCTCGGCCAGAGTGCCAAAAGAACAAGGCAAAACTACTGTACATGCAAGATGAG GTTACTAGGAGATTCAAGCAATACCATCAACAAATGCAAATGGTTGTTCAATCATTCGAGACAGTAGCGGGTCTTAGTTCGGCTACTCCGTATGTCTCCTTGGCTCTTAAGTCAGTATCCAAACACTTCAGATGTTTAAAAAATGCTATCTCAGATCAACTGAAGCTTACATGTGAAGTCTTGGGAGAGGACTTTTCATTGCCAACCACAAGTAATGGTGGTAAATTTGACAATAATATGGCAAGGCTAAGGTGCATAGATCAAAGTTTTCAGAAACACAAATCTCTGGGGGCTAACATAAACTTTCTTGAGCCCCAACAACACGTATGGAGGCCCCAGAGAGGCTTACCAGAACGATCAGTGGCAATTCTTAAAGCTTGGCTATTTGAGCATTTTCTTCATCC GTACCCTACGGACACTGATAAACACATGTTGGCTACCCAAACAGGTCTTTCAAGAAACCAG GTGTCAAATTGGTTCATAAATGCTCGAGTGCGTGTGTGGAAGCCAATGGTTGAGGAAATACACATGCTCGAAACAAAGGGTGCAGCAGAACCCCGCCAAGCCTCTAATAAAAATGACCAGGTAGCTTCTGCATCTGAAGGTAGCAACCAGCCCAAATCAGATCACCAACCTGTGAGCAGGTTTGGCACGCAGGCATCATCACATGCAATCCATGACAATCAATTTCAGTGCTTGGAAATGGGGTCATCATCCTCAGCAGGAAACGAGGAACACATTGGAATGAATGAAGTCCAATGGAGTCAAGAGAAGAGGTCAAAACTGGAATGCCAGATTGCTACCACACCAAATATGGATGGGACAGTGATGGGGTTTATGCCGTACAGAAGAGGTGGACTTGAGGCTGGTGGTCTTGGATCTGTGTCACTCACTTTGGGTCTTAGGCATAGTGTTGAAGGTGTACAACAGCAACAACTGCAGCAAGAGGAGGATCTTAGGCGTCAGTTTGGAGGGCACATGATCCATGACTTTGTGGGCTAG
- the LOC137831263 gene encoding uncharacterized protein isoform X2, which produces MDPQVDFSSSLHSPSQIIKKKITGRQKREELEREIAMLQRLLNQEEKFHEILEMVHNRPNGSAISIPNFLSPKIRELLGELVMVESEIARLESQISQLQAGLKHEQEVTKESKSKTWNQGNLSNSNNHLSASPLPNPSPIRRSVQERMAFETKALHFISKAIKGDYNLNDFSLNEKAGFLKTSVEQKENKFQEDVKFQERIPRKNGIVKPPSPMRDPRHPSPKLRERNPEMYLDLPTRSLLDPLLSEENDLKWQPNKLSESIMKCLNFIYVRLLRTSRAMELEKSGPISRSVHSSLSSRSFRVDTGSNPKPSHLLQKEFRQQDPYGIFNTEESIPRDIGPYKNLVIFTSSSMDPKFISSPSSIPLLRKLRILMSNLQTVDLKSLTNQQKLAFWINVYNACIMHGFIQYGVPSTPEKLLALMNKATLNVGGNLINAQTIEHFILRKRDISNMKEVQHKGEWEEKESVVRELYGLEFVDPNVTFALCCGTRSSPAVRIYTADGVTTELEKSKLDYLQASILATSTKRIGFPELLLINMLDFAADIELLVEWVCSQLPTSGTLRKSMVDCFRGHNNTNSVKASTIVEKIPYDYEFQYLLTI; this is translated from the exons ATGGACCCTCAAGTAGATTTCTCATCATCTCTTCACTCTCCTTCTCAGATTATT aaaaagaaaattactgGGCGGCAAAAGAGAGAGGAACTTGAAAGAGAG ATTGCTATGCTTCAAAGGTTGTTGAACCAAGAAGAAAAGTTTCATGAGATTTTGGAGATGGTGCATAATAGACCAAATGGGTCAGCTATATCAATTCCCAATTTTCTTTCACCCAAG ATAAGAGAACTGCTAGGAGAGCTAGTGATGGTAGAGAGTGAAATTGCACGACTTGAAAGCCAAATAAGCCAACTCCAAGCTGGTTTGAAACATGAACAAGAAGTGACCAAGGAATCAAAGTCTAAAACGTGGAATCAAGGGAATTTGAGTAATTCTAACAATCACTTATCAGCTTCTCCGCTTCCAAATCCTAGTCCTATTCGCAGAAGTGTTCAAGAAAGGATGGCATTTGAAACCAAGGCGTTGCATTTCATAAGCAAAGCTATAAAGGGTGATTACAATCTCAATGACTTCAGTCTTAATGAAAAAGCAGGTTTTCTGAAAACTTCTGTAGAACAGAAAGAAAATAAGTTCCAAGAAGATGTGAAATTTCAAGAAAGAATTCCAAGAAAAAATGGGATAGTAAAACCTCCCTCACCTATGCGTGACCCTCGTCATCCATCTCCCAAG cTGCGGGAACGCAATCCAGAGATGTACTTGGATCTCCCAACTAGATCACTATTGGATCCACTTCTGTCAGAAGAGAATGATCTCAAGTGGCAACCCAACAAGCTCTCTGAGAGCATCATGAAGTGTTTGAATTTCATATATGTAAGACTACTCAGAACATCAAGAGCAATGGAATTGGAGAAATCAGGGCCCATTTCAAGGTCTGTGCACTCTTCTTTAAGCTCAAGAAGCTTCAGAGTGGATACTGGGTCAAACCCAAAACCAAGCCActtgttgcaaaaggaatttaGGCAGCAAGACCCTTATGGTATCTTTAACACAGAAGAGTCCATTCCAAGGGACATTGGTCCTTACAAGAACCTGGTTATATTCACTTCCAGCTCTATGGATCCCAAGTTTATCTCAAGTCCATCCTCTATACCATTACTAAGGAAGTTAAG AATCTTGATGAGCAATCTTCAAACAGTTGACTTGAAAAGCCTTACAAACCAACAGAAATTAGCATTCTGGATCAACGTGTACAATGCTTGTATCATGCAT GGATTTATCCAATATGGAGTGCCATCCACCCCAGAGAAACTACTTGCATTGATGAACAAG GCAACCCTCAATGTAGGAGGCAACCTAATAAATGCTCAAACAATAGAGCATTTCATATTGAGGAAACGAGATATTTCTAACATGAAAGAG GTTCAGCATAAGGGTGAGTGGGAAGAGAAAGAATCAGTTGTTCGTGAACTTTATGGACTTGAGTTTGTTGATCCTAATGTCACATTTGCTCTGTGTTGTGGAACTCGTTCTTCTCCTGCT GTGAGGATATACACAGCAGATGGAGTTACAACTGAATTGGAGAAATCAAAACTAGACTATCTTCAAGCTTCAATTCTAGCCACTAGCACCAAAAGAATAGGATTTCCAGAGCTTCTTCTCATAAACATGCTTGATTTTGCTGCAGATATAGAATTGTTGGTGGAGTGGGTATGTAGCCAGTTACCAACATCAGGCACTCTAAGGAAATCAATGGTGGATTGCTTTAGAGGCCACAATAATACTAATTCTGTGAAGGCTTCTACCATTGTTGAAAAGATACCCTATGACTATGAATTCCAGTATTTGTTGACAATATAA